A single window of Synergistota bacterium DNA harbors:
- a CDS encoding adenosylhomocysteinase, with protein VSIYGIPVFAVKGEDKDRYYSHIKAVLSKEPHITMDDGADLISTLHKENLPSIRNVIGGTEETTTGVIRLRAMADSGVLRYPVIAVNEALTKHMFDNRYGTGRSTIDGIMRATNKLLADSVFVVAGYGWCGKGVAMRARGMGAHVIVTEVDPLKAIEAWMDGYSVMKMEEAAKVGDIFCTVTGDINVIREEHFKVMKDGAILCNAGHFNVEIDIPALERMAVSKRKVRELVDEYEMPDGRRIYLLAEGRLINLSAAEGHPASVMDMSFANQALSAEYLVKHGKELQNKVYAVPEEIDREVAHLKLHALGIEIDELTPEQRKYLSSWEEGT; from the coding sequence TGGTTTCTATTTATGGTATACCCGTATTTGCGGTCAAGGGAGAGGATAAGGATAGATACTATTCTCATATAAAAGCGGTATTATCTAAGGAACCTCACATAACGATGGATGATGGAGCGGATTTGATTTCAACACTTCATAAGGAGAATCTCCCCTCCATAAGGAATGTCATAGGAGGCACGGAGGAAACAACAACAGGTGTTATAAGGCTGAGGGCTATGGCAGACAGCGGCGTTTTAAGGTATCCGGTTATAGCGGTAAACGAGGCTTTAACCAAGCATATGTTTGACAATAGATATGGTACCGGGAGAAGCACAATAGACGGTATAATGAGAGCAACGAATAAGCTTCTTGCGGATTCCGTTTTCGTCGTTGCGGGATATGGATGGTGCGGTAAGGGAGTTGCCATGAGAGCTCGTGGTATGGGGGCTCATGTTATAGTTACGGAGGTTGATCCGCTAAAGGCTATAGAGGCATGGATGGATGGCTATTCGGTTATGAAGATGGAAGAGGCGGCTAAGGTAGGCGATATATTTTGCACCGTTACCGGTGATATAAACGTTATAAGGGAAGAGCACTTTAAAGTCATGAAGGATGGGGCTATACTTTGCAACGCCGGTCACTTCAATGTGGAGATAGATATTCCCGCGCTTGAGCGAATGGCAGTTTCTAAGAGAAAGGTGAGAGAGCTTGTTGATGAATATGAGATGCCGGATGGAAGAAGAATATATCTGCTTGCTGAGGGACGTCTTATAAATCTCTCAGCTGCTGAGGGGCATCCTGCATCTGTTATGGATATGAGCTTTGCCAATCAAGCTCTCTCGGCAGAATATCTTGTCAAGCATGGAAAGGAACTGCAGAATAAGGTATATGCGGTTCCAGAGGAGATAGATAGAGAAGTTGCCCATCTTAAGCTTCACGCTCTCGGCATAGAAATAGATGAGTTAACGCCTGAGCAGAGGAAGTATCTTTCCTCTTGGGAGGAGGGAACATAA
- a CDS encoding DUF554 domain-containing protein, translating into MVGTIVNTGAVIAGSLIGLTVRKGMPDRVRRAMLQALGLSTLLIGMKMGFEGKELLVVILSLVVGGALGTWWSLEYKIEGIGRFFEKKLKREDIVKGWLTATMIFCVGPMTVLGCFQDGLMGKPDLLFLKSLLDFVTSAMLASALGFGVLLSAVSVLVIQGTLTLLASQLYFLKESFILGNFTATGGLMVLAIGLRLLEIKDIKVGDFLPALIVSPLISAFWK; encoded by the coding sequence TTGGTAGGAACGATAGTTAATACTGGTGCAGTTATAGCTGGGAGCTTGATAGGTTTGACGGTCAGAAAGGGAATGCCTGATAGGGTGAGAAGGGCTATGCTTCAGGCGCTGGGGCTTTCTACTCTTCTTATAGGAATGAAAATGGGTTTTGAGGGAAAGGAGCTACTTGTTGTTATCCTTTCCCTCGTTGTTGGGGGAGCACTGGGTACATGGTGGAGTCTTGAATACAAAATAGAGGGAATAGGAAGGTTCTTTGAGAAAAAGCTCAAGCGAGAGGATATAGTGAAGGGGTGGCTAACCGCGACTATGATCTTTTGTGTAGGACCTATGACTGTGCTTGGGTGCTTTCAAGATGGCTTGATGGGCAAACCGGATCTCCTATTCTTAAAATCTCTGCTTGACTTTGTTACCTCTGCTATGCTTGCATCTGCTCTCGGCTTTGGGGTATTGCTTTCCGCCGTTTCAGTTCTCGTCATACAGGGGACTCTTACTCTTCTTGCGTCTCAGCTTTATTTTCTCAAGGAATCTTTTATTCTCGGGAACTTTACGGCAACGGGGGGATTGATGGTTCTCGCCATAGGGCTACGTCTCCTGGAGATAAAAGACATAAAGGTGGGTGATTTTCTACCTGCTCTTATCGTTTCTCCTTTAATAAGTGCTTTTTGGAAGTGA
- a CDS encoding polysaccharide deacetylase family protein, which translates to MKKTLPYLICLVLIFIPIIKEKTIYLTFDDGPLIPYTEKIAEELEKNSGRGTFFFVGEKILAHQNIVKDLAQRGHTIGNHTYHHNRFPHENLHEALEDLIKGEIILGDVLGYFPKIFRPPGGRISKEKEIVFRELGFKPIFWDVNTGDYEGKGELSIILKTLMLSWDRSIVLMHSCPSALKALPTLLKILKAMNFKIEPLSREILKTGIPNVEKIRIGKKQKFLLNLIGEGKFIKDGFFLLKEAISSLDDRSKFRIALSRIRTFERKSSSPEEKKFWERRKRKLSLYIRYSILRRELKKIFIGNILSLPKSTY; encoded by the coding sequence ATGAAAAAGACACTCCCATATTTAATATGCTTAGTGCTAATTTTTATACCGATCATCAAGGAGAAAACAATTTACCTGACCTTTGACGACGGACCGCTCATCCCCTATACGGAAAAAATAGCGGAGGAGTTAGAAAAAAATTCTGGGAGGGGAACTTTCTTCTTCGTCGGGGAAAAGATCTTAGCACACCAAAATATAGTAAAAGATTTAGCTCAAAGGGGGCACACTATAGGAAACCATACCTATCATCATAACAGATTCCCCCACGAAAACCTGCATGAGGCCTTGGAAGATCTTATCAAGGGGGAGATAATACTTGGAGATGTACTCGGGTATTTCCCAAAGATTTTTAGACCACCAGGAGGGAGAATTTCGAAAGAAAAAGAGATTGTTTTCCGAGAACTTGGTTTCAAACCCATTTTCTGGGATGTAAATACGGGAGACTACGAAGGGAAGGGAGAGCTCTCCATCATCTTGAAGACCCTGATGCTAAGCTGGGACAGAAGCATCGTACTGATGCACTCCTGTCCCAGCGCTCTTAAAGCTTTACCAACATTACTTAAAATTCTTAAAGCCATGAACTTCAAAATTGAACCGCTCTCAAGAGAAATTCTGAAAACCGGAATCCCTAATGTAGAAAAGATAAGGATCGGAAAGAAACAGAAATTTCTCCTAAATCTTATAGGAGAAGGAAAATTTATCAAGGATGGGTTTTTCCTTTTGAAAGAAGCCATTTCATCCCTTGATGATCGCTCCAAGTTCAGAATAGCGTTATCACGAATAAGGACATTTGAGAGAAAGTCTTCTTCCCCAGAGGAAAAAAAATTCTGGGAGAGAAGAAAAAGAAAGCTTTCGCTTTATATTCGCTACTCAATATTAAGAAGGGAGCTTAAGAAGATTTTCATAGGCAATATACTTTCACTTCCAAAAAGCACTTATTAA